The Danio rerio strain Tuebingen ecotype United States chromosome 10, GRCz12tu, whole genome shotgun sequence genome contains a region encoding:
- the dhrs13a.2 gene encoding dehydrogenase/reductase SDR family member 13a.2 codes for MIYLLITAAFIAALYVVLVETLFKKSKCNGSADVTGKTAIITGGNTGIGKATALDLAGRGMRVILACRNQKKAEAAINDIKKATGSDEVLFMELDLGSLKSVRAFAETFLKSESRLDLLINNAGLVADGRTEDGFGIEFGVNHLGHFLLTCLLLDRLKESPAARVITLSSMAYRWGRIDFDSLITTKDLGSGRYSWQFFQAYCNSKLCNVLFTHELAKRLKGTSVTCYSVHPGVVKTELSRNVSLWQKVFIEPVARLLFLDPKTGAQTTLHCAVQEGIEHFSGRYFSCCAVEEVGAKAKDDAVARKLWQISERLSGLS; via the exons ATGATTTACCTGCTGATCACCGCTGCTTTCATCGCAGCTCTTTATGTTGTTTTGGTGGAGACGCTGTTTAAGAAGTCCAAATGTAATGGATCGGCTGACGTGACCGGGAAGACCGCCATTATTACAG GCGGCAATACGGGTATTGGCAAGGCCACAGCTCTGGATCTTGCTGGCCGAGGAATGAGAGTGATTCTGGCCTGTAGAAACCAGAAGAAAGCCGAAGCTGCtataaatgacattaaaaag gcgaCAGGAAGTGATGAAGTCTTGTTTATGGAGCTCGATCTTGGAAGCCTCAAATCTGTGCGAGCTTTTGCTGAGACTTTCCTCAAATCTGAGTCCAGACTGGATCTGCTCATCAATAATGCAG GTCTTGTGGCGGATGGTCGAACCGAGGATGGTTTTGGCATTGAGTTTGGCGTCAACCATCTTGGCCATTTCTTGCTCACATGTCTTCTGCTGGACCGCCTAAAGGAGAGTCCTGCCGCTCGGGTCATCACTCTGTCCTCCATGGCTTATCGCTGGGGCAGGATTGATTTCGATTCTCTCATCACCACCAAAGACCTGGGCTCGGGGAGATACAGCTGGCAGTTTTTCCAGGCCTACTGCAACAGCAAACTCTGCAACGTCCTCTTCACTCACGAGCTGGCCAAGAGACTGAAAGGCACAAGCGTCACCTGCTACAGCGTTCATCCAG GTGTTGTAAAGACTGAACTATCCCGCAATGTGAGTCTCTGGCAGAAAGTTTTCATCGAGCCCGTGGCCCGATTACTGTTCCTGGACCCCAAAACCGGAGCCCAGACCACGCTTCATTGCGCCGTTCAGGAAGGAATCGAGCATTTCAGTGGCCGTTATTTCTCATGCTGCGCTGTGGAGGAAGTCGGCGCCAAAGCCAAAGATGATGCTGTGGCCAGAAAGCTTTGGCAGATCAGCGAGCGACTGAGCGGCCTTTCCTAA
- the dhrs13a.1 gene encoding uncharacterized protein LOC492491 translates to MFFLLLTCGGLLAVYLLLRVTVMKMPRCTSTARLDGKTVIVTGANTGIGKATAMDLARRGARVILACRDEGRAQAAVTDIQRETGSKEVLYMHLDLASLKSVRSFAENFLKKESRLDILINNAGLVIGGKTEDGFGRMFGVNHLGHFLLTDLLLKRLKECGPSRIVTVSSMAHAWGKMDFNCINAQKDLGKGDSALGLLMLYSHSKLCNVLFTHELAKRLKGTNVTCYSLHPGAIKTELSRHSNIWWSLFMAPIFLLFFKDVVSGAQTSLHCALQEGIEPLSGRYFSGCAVQNVSAKARDDAAAKKLWEISERFVGLA, encoded by the exons ATGTTTTTCCTTTTGTTAACATGCGGAGGACTGCTCGCGGTTTACCTGCTGCTGCGGGTGACGGTGATGAAAATGCCGAGATGTACAAGTACCGCTAGGCTGGACGGGAAAACGGTAATCGTGACCG GAGCAAACACTGGAATCGGCAAAGCCACCGCGATGGACCTGGCGAGAAGGGGAGCTCGTGTAATTCTCGCCTGCAGGGATGAAGGCAGAGCTCAGGCTGCGGTCACTGACATCCAGCGG GAAACGGGAAGCAAAGAGGTGTTGTACATGCACTTGGATCTGGCCAGTCTGAAGTCTGTGAGATCTTTTGCTGAAAACTTCCTCAAGAAAGAATCCAGATTGGACATTCTTATCAACAATGCAG GACTTGTGATTGGTGGCAAGACTGAGGATGGCTTTGGAAGGATGTTTGGCGTAAATCACCTTGGTCACTTCTTGTTAACGGATCTGCTGCTGAAACGGTTAAAAGAGTGCGGTCCCAGCAGAATCGTAACCGTCTCTTCGATGGCCCATGCGTGGGGGAAAATGGATTTCAACTGCATCAACGCTCAAAAAGATTTGGGCAAAGGAGATTCTGCTCTGGGCTTGCTGATGTTGTACAGCCACAGCAAACTGTGCAACGTCCTGTTCACACACGAGCTGGCCAAGAGACTCAAAGGCACAAACGTCACCTGTTACAGTCTGCATCCAG gGGCCATCAAAACTGAGCTAAGCCGCCACAGCAACATTTGGTGGAGTTTGTTCATGGCACCAATTTTTCTGCTATTCTTCAAGGATGTGGTTTCTGGAGCTCAGACGTCTCTGCACTGTGCACTTCAGGAGGGCATCGAACCTCTGAGCGGACGCTACTTCTCTGGTTGTGCAGTTCAGAATGTTTCTGCTAAAGCCAGAGATGATGCAGCAGCCAAAAAGCTCTGGGAAATCAGTGAGAGGTTTGTTGGATTAGCATGA